A DNA window from Pongo abelii isolate AG06213 chromosome 2, NHGRI_mPonAbe1-v2.0_pri, whole genome shotgun sequence contains the following coding sequences:
- the LOC129058532 gene encoding olfactory receptor 7E24-like isoform X2 yields MWRTSKDPELQPVLAGLFLCMCLVTVLGNLLIILAISQDSHLHTPMYFFLSNTSLPDIGFISTTVPKIIVDIQSHSRVISYAGCLTQMSLFAIFGGMEERHAPECDGL; encoded by the coding sequence AACCTCAAAGGATCCAGAACTGCAGCCGGTCCTCGCTGGGCTGTTCCTGTGCATGTGCCTGGTCACGGTGCTGGGGAACCTGCTCATCATCCTGGCCATCAGCCAagactcccacctccacacccccatgtacttcttcctctccaacacGTCCTTGCCTGACATCGGTTTCATCTCCACCACGGTCCCCAAGATCATTGTGGACATCCAGTCTCACAGCAGAGTCATCTCCTACGCAGGCTGCCTGACTCAGATGTCTCTCTTTGCCATTTTTGGAGGCATGGAAGAGAGACATGCTCCTGAGTGTGATGGCCTATGA